ttttttttagtactgtaactctagttgaatattttgtactgACTggtaaattgataacttggtgccccatgaataatcattctttaatgaacttaatattttgaatagttttttctaaatttttttctaaattttttttttgttttataaaatcgattaccctttgaataaacctttaatgaactaaatattttgaatagttttttctgtttaagattctgggcattttggtttgtactatgtaatgtgtattcatacgttaaattttttgtattgacttgaaaattgataacttggtgccctatgaataatcattcttcaatgacctaaatattttgaatagttttttctgtttaagatttggtaaggacattttagtttgaacttcgtaatgcgtgtttctactgtaaatttttttctaaatttttttttttgttttctaaaatcgatttgcctgtgggcgccaacacctcgcttcaatttttttttagtactgtaactctagttgaatattttgtattgacttgaaaattgataacttggtgccccatgaataatcattctttaatgaactaaatattttgaatagttttttctaaatttatttgaaaattttttttttgttttctaaaatcgatttgcctgcgggcgctaacacctcccttcatttttttttttatgattctaactctagccaaattttttaaacattgacaatctgttaccctttgaataattctttaatgaactaaatattttgaatagttttgtctgtttaagattctgggaattttagtatgtactttgtaatgagtattcatacagtaaaattttttgtattgacttgaaaattgataacatggtgccccatgtataatcattcttcaatgaactaaatattttgaatagttttttctaaattttttttttgttttctaaaattgatttgcctgcgggcgccaacacctcccttcaattttttttttagtactgtaactctagttgaatattttgtattgacttgaaaattgataacttggtgccacatgaataataattctttaatgaacttaatattttgaatagttttttctaaatttttttccaaatttttttttgttttctaaaatcgatttgcctgtgggcgccacaacacctcccttcaattttttttttagtactgtaactctagttgaatattttgtattgacttgaaagttgataacttggtgccccatgaataatcattcttcaatgaactaaatattttgaatagttttttctgtttaagatttggttaggacattttagtttgaacttcgtaatgtgtgtttctaatgtaaatttttttccaaattttttttttttctaaaatatatttgcttgcgggtgccaacacctcccttcattttttttattatgattttaactctagccaaattttttaaacattgacaatctgttaccctttgaataattctttaatgaactaaatatttttaatagttttttgtgtttaagtatctgggaattttagtttgtactatgtaatgtgtattcatacgttaaattttagacgcttataaaaatttaatttaagtttcttgtagacattttttttttttgataaaggtagacaaacttatgagtaatcttatattacattttaaagccttaggtttaaaaagaaaaatttttatgaattctaaactcaaaataatttgctaattttcgtaatttttccgtattttgtcaaaatttgaactttaaatgcttataaataaaaactgtgactaaggatttttaattttttttatctgcctttgaaacaataacctaagagccttctattaaattttcaagcttttttactcaacagataaaattttattgatatttatagaaaaaaaaaaactaaaaaaattgaaaactgacaatgtccgtaaacagctcaaaaagagtcaaaatattttcaaaattgtatggtgtatagacaatgctaatataaacattcagtcaaaatgtcatgtccctacggtcatttgttttagagtattAGAGAGTTAtagattttcttgaaaacagattttgcgtaaaaattcccatttttccttaatttttcttttgtttttcatgtcgctttttttaactactggaaaatttcagattctgagcgaagcgatgaatgtattgattctacaatgatgtgtgttttttttttatttttttttatttttttttttgttttctaaaatcgatttgcctgcgggcgaataataattctttaatgaactaaatattttgaatagttttttctaaactttttttgaatttcatacGTGTATGAActgttattaaataagttatttatttttattgtcattGATTAAACGTTTATCATCGGTGGGAGGaaagtcaataaaaattatggCAAAAAGAATAAtggctatattatttataccagaaatattatgtgaatattcATATAGTGGTCGTGGTAACAAAAAACGACCATTTGAGAAATTgcttctaaataaaattatttttggtaagttaaacttaaataacaatatagtaattttgattttgtattaattaattaatttttagaattttaattttttagattctgtccTTACAATCAAAAAATTTGACAATCCTGATAACGCAGCCAATGAAATTGAACAGGTTATTAAGTACGTTCTTGTTCAAActccatttaaaattaaagataaggcgggaaaataatatttaaataatcctaaatatattattatagtgtacagaatttcttaataataatttctgtatacttattaatactgatattataatttaaaatgaaattttaaaaacaataggtattaggtaaacgttataaataacaatcataatatacactatacctatttgaaagattaattacttaacaaatgtataacataaacgttaaattcttttttatattaataactacgCTAAGTATAAAATCATTTACATAACCAGTTATTTacattctatttaatttttacactaataatttgtttaaatataatgtggtttcatacatgatttttttatggttatgaAGTTATATGatacacatttattttgttaattttatattttaatattttgcaaatttttttaatattgtataatcacAAGATTTGTATTTcttgcaatttttttattatttactttgctATTGTTTTAATCAATTGTAGATGTTATTCACTTTTCCATTTGttacattatgataatttaatagtattaataatcatttacataaCCAGTGAATTacattctatttaatttttacactaataatttgtttaaaaataatgtggtTTCATAGgtacatgatttttttatggttatgaAGTTATATGatacacatttattttgttaattttatattttaatattttgaaaatttttttaatattgtataatcacAAGATTTGTATTTcttgcaatttttttattatttactttgctTGTTCTAATAAACTGTGGATAATATTCACTTTTTCATttgttatatgataaatatagtattttaattaattttgcaattatcattatttacctCTAGTTAAGTCTtttctatacctacttataaggcTATAAcctcattttataaataaaacttgtaataataattctgattgaactatttatactattcaattaaaggtaaacaaacattaaatgtatgtcatttaatctatatttaatgGTTGAGTTAagctagaatataaaatatattaaggttcaattaacataatatttattcaattatacaaAGTTCAATTAATATCCAATACCAATTAAGAAATGATCATATCGAGGTCAAATAAATCTTGAAGAAATGGTTTTAAcaggttaaataaatatttattttatgacacTCAACCAACATCGTAGATAAAGTGTTCATTCGATCTATTTTTTTGGTCCAAATAAGATTTATGCGAGCTTTATTTCATCTTAAAACGATCACTACTCAATCAAAACTTAACGTTCATTtaactataaacatttaaataacgacattaatttaaagttaattaaaagtTGGCATGTTATGTGggatattagtaattatatttcaatatgtaCCTATGAAATATACGAATAAATGTTAGCTTATTCTATGtctgattcataaaaataaattaactcccTATTCAAACCATTCATATTGAAGCAGATACTGACTATTGAGTATACTTCATTAAAAGTTACAAGTTTACAAATCTCAagagttgttattatttaatatcgtcTATTTGCCATTTGGGACTTTGgtaagcacataatatatatatacatatattatattatctgtgttGGTAAATGTATTACAAcgacacaatattaatattatattttatattattgtattaaataatattataggtacctaataagttGTAGTACTGACCTGGTACTGATCTAATCACTAAAACCCGAACCCGGGAAACGGAACGTTAAACAACAACAAAGACGCAGATCAGCTGATTGTGTTAACGTTTACCTATGATCTGAAGTCTAAACCTAGGAAACGAGCTAGTAACCGACTTGATGTTATAACCTTGTTTACCCGTAAACGGTACTGCCATATAGGCGGGGTACGGGACGCGAGGTCGGCTACTCGGCTCGTTTACTTTAATAGTTTTCTGTCATGAGTGTCATGGCGTCATAGAACATTTTGTTGCTAAACCTTAACGGCTTATTGCTCAACGTGTTTTCTTAACTCGCTTCGATAATCGACGCCAGTGAATCACGGTTCAATATTATCACGTACCTActctataaattgttattcgtGTACTcacattgttaattgttataatagtgcGTACTGATGTCGGTAATTTGGaattcaatgcatttaattttaatataatcgttTGATTGACATTTacttttgtttacaatattcaatatgaCGTGGTCGGTTATTCACTTCTCTAAAGATAATGGAGTAGAGGTAGTACCTAGCACATGGTTTAAAGATGATACATGTGCTTGGCCTAAGACCCATGTGaaacgttttattaaaaaccaatgTATACCTAAGACTATAGAGTTCGAGTGGTTCAAAGCTAGGGCATTGTCTACAAATATTTGtaagcttatattttttttagaaaataataactacattgtataataatatcgttatatataatataatcgtttctTGTTGCTCGAACGAAATGCAAAAAAGAATTGATCACTTCGGATTTATCATCTACTGAAGATgacaattattctaaaataaaaaatacaaataatggaaaaaaatcaaaatctggTAATAATTGcagtaataacaaaaaaacgggATATGGCGCTGACAAATCAGGTAAGatggttatattatgtatagtataccttctttaataatttaattaatattggaaaaaaattttattattaatagtactttatacaattattaacttatgtttataaaatgtgtattatttttattttatttttgtagacaTTGAAACTGATAGCGatgacaataattatgaattaccaGCTTATGATTCTGGTAAGTAaatacagtagaacctcgattataCGAACCCTCTATTATCCGAACTATAATTAGCGTATACGAACGTTCTGTTATCCGAACATGAAAATTCGTATCGGACAGGTATTGataattatgtcaaaaaatataataaataaaataaatttaatgtatttaattatgtatgtatgtatgtacctaatgtatttctaataatttaatgtatttctgataatgtaatgtaatatgtaatgtaattctaataaaatattaataataataataaatatttaattatacaaataataaataattaatacataatattataaacattttttattttatatttccaatatcCGAACTAGGTGCGGTCCCAATTAGTTCGaataatcgaggttctactgtatatataattataataactatacctacctaaaatgtattgtacttcaaaattgataaaaatcttTATTGTAGGTGATAATAATTCCAGTTCAAATAACATTAATTCTCTGTCTAAGAAATGTAAGttttcaatgatttattaatatagtatatttaattttatgttctcTATATTCATTTCTAAtgactcatatttttttacagcttGTGTTGATGATATGCTCATTACTCcatcaaaaaatatacgaaCATTAGTCAAATCACCATCAAAAACTCCAGTTTTTGAAtctagtatgtacctacctataatatattattatatatataatactattttattctaATCATGTTTTTGGgggaattatgtaatatacttgTAGAATATTAGTTActtgaataatttcattagtTGTCCAAActgtttcacaaaaaaaaattttaattatatttccgtTTACAGTTGATGATAATTTCTGCATGGTGAAAAATGTGTCACCTTATAgaagaaataaacattttgtaaatgtaaatatatttttactatagatataattactgtattataataatatacatacttatagtaCTATATGgaaggtttaatattttatgacattaaactttattttattttgtttattacattttagactAAACAGTTAGCTGGACTTGGCGGAAAAAGTATCAAAGTCATGGTCAAAAGAATCATGAGATATTTGTTCACTGACAACATCTTAGCCTTATATTCTTTTAATGGcagagcaaataaaaaaaaatgttttgcaaaTCTATCCATTTCAAAAGTTATATTCAGTAAGTTAtatatgttgtaaatatattatttatttttacgtaataTGCACTCATAAATTCTTCTATTACTTCtctttatctattatattataatattatgaataactggtagtatataatataactaagaaTTTGTTATACTCTTAAAGTCTTCTATAACAGctacctttttaaattaataactttcattatatattttagtcaataagttatttatggaagttaataattactaatattcacatacaaaatgtttaattccaaaacaactattttaataatgctataactatgatttaatactttttctttGATATATTtcctatatatttgatatatttaattatctaaaataataattatacatataaatgtaatatatgccggtctatattattatttgcatatgaCATATTCGACTTTAGATAACGTGGGAAATGTTATAGATAaagttagtaaaattaaaacaaataaataaatatgatacttaAGATAACTAGTcaactatttaaaaacaagtaataaaatatataaaatgttagtatggtaggttatagtaggtatagtaaattataataacatcaatACTAATAGCAATAAAAATCACAGACGAGTATTTAGTTCTTCAAGCCATTTTATAGCTGTTGGTCCACCCTCGTGTAGTTTTGTTAATCCTTTTTTGAACATTGTAATGGGACACGACTCAACCATATGTTTGATTGTCTGCGTTTCTCCACATTCGCAAAGTGGAGAGTCTACCATTCCCCATTTGTGAAGTAGGTAGTTGCATCTTCCTTGTTCCGTTCTTATTCGATTAAGCGTTGTCCATGTAGCCCTTGTGCCATCCCAGCCAGGGACTTTTTTAAATGGTTCTTTGATCAGGTCTTTATTACGGGGTTCTGACTGTTCCCAGCGTCTCGTCCATAGGTACTCAACTGATTCGTTTTGAGTTTCTGCATGCCATATGGGAGCTCTAGACTTAAGGCGTAATGGCGGATGTTCGAGGATGTCAATTTGTAGTGGCAAAACTGGTAGCAGGCTTTTTAGCTTATGTAATATCTTTGTGGTGTGTGATAGTCTCCTTAAGTCTGGGGGGGCTATATTCGAAAGGGTGGGTAACCATATTGTCTGAGTGGACCTGACTGTACCTGATATGATACGCATGGTATGGTTTAGTTGTACGTCAATTTTAGCGCAATGAGCGCTTCTAGCCCACACGGGTGCACAGTATTCGGCTACGCTATAAACCAGCGCTAGTGCTGTAGTCCGGAGTACATTGTTGTGGCAGCCCCAGGTGGTGCTAGCTAACTTAGCAATAATGTTGTTGCgtgattttagtttatttttcgttCCCTCCAGGTGTTGGTTATATGTTAGGGTCCTATCAAATTTCAGACCGAGGTATTTGGGACATTCTTCTGATACAATATTTTCCCCATCAATTTGTATCTTAAATTCTCTGTTCCGGTCTATATGAGTTTAATGGATGGAATATGaatatgtgtttaatatattataataatatgccttcTACCATTAAAATgcaatcattaatttttgtttttataattattattgttatttgttttattgtccaGGTGCTGTTAAATCAATTAAACGATTGAATAATGAATCATCGACcgatgaaattgaaaaatacattaagtaTTATCTCATTCAAGCACCATTctacataaaaaagaaaaaagaaatgtttcattgaatatgaatatcatttaattttgtaattattatgtacaatataatatagctaggcTAGGTTTGCCTTTTAGTTATATCATATTTCAACTATATACAGTGTGTTTCACTCGAATGGTAACACGAAATATTTCCGTTCAGTGACCTTGGATTGAATTGGGGATTTTTCGAGGAGCTAGGGaatactaaaatacacattttgtgaacattttcgaatttttaattcttttattgtgcgcatgcgcaataaaacttacattttttttaaatggaaacACCTATTTTCAACACCAGATTTCGatagaactattttttttaagcaactttgataaacaaacttttttcctATCTCAAAAATTGACTGAATTACAGCCATCCcaagttgaaacaaaaaaaattgttgttaaattttcaatgttctgtattttgtcattttattattatttttggttggaAGCAAGATAAACGGAAGGGCATGCGTTTATAGGTTATTTgaataaagttaaacattttatttttataattaagtttaaattaaatttgaattatttttaaacatattattacaaatataataatacacaatacaataagaattattttgaaataattaattaccacCAATTAACCTTcggcatttaaaacaaaatatcaccGAAGCATGCACAAGACTGACCAAGGAACAAATAACGGCAGCTTCTCAAGACGAAGTCAAGCGCTGCTTACAATCATGTTTACTTAACAACGGGGAAAactttgaacaatttataaggtgatttgtattatttgtaataatatgtttaaaaataatttaaaataaatttaaacttaattataaaaatgaaatgtttaactttatttaaataacctaTAAACGCATGCCATTCCATTTATCTTGCTTccgaccaaaaataataataaaatgacaaaatacagaacattgaaaatttaacaacaattttttttgtttcaacttgGGATGGCTGTAATTCAGTCACTTTTTGAGATaggaaaaaagtttgtttatcaaagttgcttaaaaaaatagttcTATCGAAATCTGGTGTAGAAAATAGGtgttttcgttaaaaaaaatgtaagtttcattgcgcatgcgcacaataaaagaattaaaaattcgaaaatgatcacaaaatgtgtattttagtattCCCTAGCTCCTAGAAAAATCCCCAATTCAATCCAAGGTCACTGAACGGAAATATTTTGTGTTACCATTCGAGTGAAACAcactgtatatactattatattatattctaaataaatgtataggtacataatgtttttactattattatattgttatagggCCTAACAATATATGTTgaatatgtaatacattaaatattttgaatatttttgaaataataaagataaattttatgcaattattaagtttacattttaattattaaatattctattaattaattgtataaaaattgctgtaaatatacctatataattattttttagaatattttagttaaaaaccgACGATCTGCTCAATATTCGACAAACATTTATCAGAGGTTACAAAAGTTATATGAATGGTTGATTGGTGTTAAAAGAATATCtattcaatattaaacaatattaaggaATGTTTAAAGAGTACTTAACGAACCTTGACGATTAAAGGTTTTTTAAacctttaagtataatatatacttatttcatattgAGTTCCATgtcatttcatatttatagtgtgttaaattaacattaatttagtTGATATCCAATTGGTTGGCAATACTTATTCAGGGTTAAACATTGACTTGCCTACTttgattttatgttaatttaatatttgcatGATATGTGGGAGCTATCTATGATCATTTgatttaaagttacaccaaaaactaaaatcgattttgttaaaacgtgATATGATTGGTaggttaaatttctattttataatagatcaatagccaatagattacctataaatcacatttttttatttaaatcccggtagtcgagttttggacaagtacctacataggtaacttataataattcatattgtaatttaattaggtaccaaaaaaatatgactTCTCAAACAGAGAAGTGTCTAGAGGAACTGGTGGGAtaatgtatttgaataatacaatgtctataaacttgcggaccagtttcgcacagttaaatttggcatgcgaactataactgaaatagataaccagaataggtacattgctgatcacaaagtactttctgtaaaagtacatacgatttaatatttatcaatagactgtatagataggtacttagtataatataaagttctatggatttatcatagtaaataatatattttataatatctatggcaatcgtcaattgtcgacattcgtcggcgacgataaacaattttaataatttcagtgaacaaataagtaataagccatcaatatagtcatatagaccGACAGTTATGagcc
Above is a window of Metopolophium dirhodum isolate CAU chromosome 3, ASM1992520v1, whole genome shotgun sequence DNA encoding:
- the LOC132940967 gene encoding uncharacterized protein LOC132940967 — its product is MLITPSKNIRTLVKSPSKTPVFESIDDNFCMVKNVSPYRRNKHFVNTKQLAGLGGKSIKVMVKRIMRYLFTDNILALYSFNGRANKKKCFANLSISKVIFSAVKSIKRLNNESSTDEIEKYIKYYLIQAPFYIKKKKEMFH